One Candidatus Limnocylindrales bacterium genomic window carries:
- a CDS encoding PilN domain-containing protein, translated as MGSKTLIIQIGARRACGAVIESSIGSLHVTQIVDRPSVEEGLGALAAFGPFDRVVASLPAEDAAFRILTLPFHDRRRIAQAVGPALEEHVPLSLDEAAVAWDYSGPQRSGDVIAAMAPIARIEEVRARIEAAVGQPRRLLWTPSVVLAAYRQAMGENASFVALDVGPDGAIVASVQEGALRALRMVAPCELDLMKRNVVWSVRTIAAPGDRIVIGGPWASRLGTMLEKELTDLRLEPLPAASPVAGFGDRDWRELTAVAGLVLAAAGEHAPPSIDFTPAGGGLLGIRSLSELPDEARPVLRWGAAALALLALSIGLDYFELISQRNAVADRAEEIYVTAMPSGSGGTGRKLKMEMRLNELTTRAGSIGTGASASPLQVMAVLSQSVPKSLAVELSQLELLPPNVKISGNAESFEAVTKLQEALRKSGSFNRVDVREVHAAVSGGGVDFLLDLGIGEGEPRATATEARTTAPAPAARETAPPPSPPPSPDAAAAGDDAGGEEAADAAPKDAAKVDDNPRRDGGERSAKAAAKAAAKKEAKLAAKTALKAERQAQREAEKKVRAEAKARKKAERAAVGKKPRQGKTGGAKDARSDKPRPARPRADKATDGRDGGSIRDAGGDA; from the coding sequence GTGGGCAGCAAGACCCTGATCATCCAGATCGGCGCGCGGCGCGCTTGCGGAGCCGTCATCGAGTCGAGCATCGGCTCGCTGCACGTGACGCAGATCGTGGACCGGCCGTCGGTCGAGGAAGGACTGGGCGCGCTTGCCGCATTTGGTCCCTTCGATCGGGTGGTGGCCTCGCTGCCCGCCGAAGACGCTGCGTTCCGCATCCTGACCCTGCCCTTCCACGACCGGCGCCGCATCGCGCAGGCGGTGGGCCCTGCTCTCGAAGAGCACGTTCCGCTCTCGCTCGATGAAGCCGCGGTCGCCTGGGACTACAGCGGCCCCCAACGAAGCGGCGACGTCATCGCCGCCATGGCGCCGATCGCCCGGATCGAAGAGGTTCGCGCGCGAATCGAAGCGGCCGTCGGACAGCCGCGCCGTCTGCTGTGGACGCCGTCGGTGGTGCTCGCCGCCTACCGTCAGGCCATGGGCGAGAACGCCAGCTTCGTCGCCCTCGACGTGGGTCCCGACGGCGCCATCGTCGCATCGGTGCAGGAGGGCGCGTTGCGTGCCCTTCGCATGGTCGCGCCGTGCGAGCTGGATCTGATGAAGCGCAACGTCGTGTGGTCGGTGCGGACCATCGCCGCGCCCGGCGATCGCATCGTCATCGGCGGCCCGTGGGCTTCGCGGCTTGGCACGATGCTCGAGAAGGAGTTGACGGACCTTCGTCTGGAGCCGCTTCCGGCCGCCTCGCCCGTCGCAGGCTTCGGCGACCGCGACTGGCGCGAGCTGACCGCCGTCGCCGGCCTGGTGCTCGCGGCAGCCGGCGAGCACGCGCCGCCGTCGATCGATTTCACGCCGGCCGGCGGCGGCCTGCTCGGCATCCGCTCCCTTTCGGAGCTTCCTGACGAAGCGCGACCGGTGCTGCGATGGGGCGCGGCAGCTCTGGCACTGCTGGCCCTGTCGATAGGCCTGGACTACTTCGAGCTGATTTCGCAGCGCAACGCTGTCGCCGACCGCGCCGAAGAGATCTATGTCACGGCAATGCCGTCGGGCAGCGGCGGCACCGGCCGCAAGCTCAAGATGGAGATGCGGCTGAACGAGCTCACGACGCGCGCGGGCAGCATCGGCACGGGCGCCTCCGCCTCGCCGCTGCAGGTGATGGCGGTGCTCTCGCAGTCGGTTCCGAAGAGCCTGGCCGTGGAGCTCTCGCAGCTCGAGCTGCTGCCGCCCAACGTCAAGATCAGCGGCAACGCCGAATCCTTCGAGGCGGTGACCAAGCTGCAGGAAGCGTTGCGCAAGAGCGGCAGCTTCAACCGCGTCGATGTCCGTGAGGTGCACGCGGCCGTCAGCGGCGGCGGCGTCGATTTCCTGCTCGACCTGGGCATCGGCGAGGGCGAGCCGCGTGCGACCGCGACGGAGGCGCGCACAACAGCGCCCGCGCCTGCCGCGCGTGAAACGGCCCCGCCGCCATCACCGCCGCCGAGCCCCGATGCAGCAGCGGCCGGCGACGATGCGGGCGGCGAAGAAGCGGCCGACGCTGCGCCCAAGGACGCAGCGAAGGTCGATGACAATCCGCGGCGGGATGGCGGCGAACGCAGCGCCAAGGCGGCCGCCAAGGCCGCAGCCAAAAAGGAAGCCAAGCTGGCGGCCAAGACCGCGCTCAAGGCGGAGCGGCAGGCTCAGCGCGAAGCCGAGAAGAAGGTCCGCGCCGAGGCGAAGGCGCGCAAGAAGGCCGAGCGGGCCGCCGTCGGAAAGAAGCCGCGCCAGGGCAAGACCGGCGGCGCCAAGGATGCGCGCTCCGACAAGCCGCGCCCGGCCAGGCCGCGCGCGGACAAGGCGACGGACGGACGAGATGGCGGCTCGATCCGCGACGCGGGAGGCGATGCGTGA
- the gspM gene encoding type II secretion system protein GspM: MKQFLHQIELALSRLSPREQRLVAIFGGLLAVVVVWSFLLAPVLAGRQQLAEEIVTLSEDLADLEKLSRQIRAAQAGGAAKARPTESDAGFSLLAFVDKAARASLRAESIAAMSPGQRALDQGRQESMVELRLSAVTLPEIVELLRSIEDDDSAVYVKQFHMKKRYEDPSQFDVTLVTATVTRI, encoded by the coding sequence GTGAAGCAGTTCCTGCATCAGATCGAGCTGGCGCTTTCGCGGCTGAGCCCGCGCGAGCAGCGGCTGGTCGCCATCTTCGGCGGCCTGCTCGCCGTCGTGGTGGTCTGGTCGTTCCTGCTCGCACCGGTGCTGGCGGGACGCCAGCAGCTTGCCGAAGAGATCGTCACGCTCAGCGAGGACCTCGCCGACCTCGAGAAGCTCAGCCGGCAGATACGCGCGGCGCAGGCCGGCGGCGCCGCCAAGGCGCGGCCGACCGAAAGTGACGCAGGCTTCTCTCTGCTGGCGTTCGTCGACAAGGCAGCGCGCGCATCGCTTCGAGCCGAGTCGATCGCCGCGATGAGCCCCGGACAGCGTGCGCTCGATCAGGGCCGGCAGGAAAGCATGGTGGAGCTTCGGCTGTCGGCCGTCACGCTGCCGGAGATCGTCGAGCTGCTGCGCAGCATCGAGGACGACGACAGCGCCGTCTACGTCAAGCAGTTCCACATGAAGAAGCGCTACGAGGATCCTTCGCAGTTCGACGTCACGCTGGTAACGGCCACCGTCACGCGCATCTGA
- the gspN gene encoding type II secretion system protein GspN, producing the protein MRILAFLILFLIFVAVTAPLEKLITPYLSSLAAAGVDVRIGSARLALPAGLRVSDVRASSEDFDFDVGLDSVYVGINRSFDIDACGGTVRGRLQGDRLEMSMRGFDPSRCLRIGQVTLESPIDGTVELQGLSVFDLRLRPDSRASIDLRSAGGIFGGHLPFIGPQGPTLVPVGDWEFGDVVMRGRFEGGRLLVEEGHALTSGVQWELTGATLKPADGDTEELRIDFRARMVEESPRANMLMGLLPKATADADGWRRYRLVTTAGGPKLIGLQ; encoded by the coding sequence ATGCGCATTCTGGCCTTCCTGATCCTGTTCCTGATCTTCGTCGCCGTGACCGCGCCGCTCGAAAAGCTCATCACGCCCTACCTCAGCTCGCTGGCCGCAGCCGGCGTCGACGTGCGCATCGGGAGCGCACGGCTGGCGCTTCCCGCCGGCCTGCGCGTGAGCGACGTGCGGGCCAGCAGCGAGGACTTCGACTTCGATGTCGGGCTGGACTCTGTCTATGTCGGCATCAACCGCAGTTTCGACATCGACGCCTGCGGCGGCACCGTTCGCGGCCGCCTTCAGGGTGACCGCCTGGAGATGTCGATGCGCGGCTTCGACCCGTCACGGTGCCTGCGCATCGGACAGGTGACGCTGGAAAGCCCCATCGACGGCACCGTCGAGCTCCAGGGCCTGTCCGTCTTCGACCTGCGGCTGCGGCCCGACAGCCGCGCCAGCATCGACCTGCGCTCGGCCGGCGGGATCTTCGGCGGGCATCTGCCGTTCATCGGACCGCAGGGACCGACGCTGGTGCCCGTCGGCGACTGGGAGTTCGGCGACGTCGTCATGCGCGGACGGTTCGAGGGCGGCAGATTGCTGGTCGAGGAAGGCCATGCGCTGACGAGCGGCGTGCAGTGGGAGCTGACGGGCGCCACGCTCAAGCCGGCCGATGGCGATACGGAGGAGCTGCGCATCGATTTTCGCGCACGCATGGTCGAGGAGTCGCCGCGTGCGAACATGCTGATGGGCCTGTTGCCCAAGGCCACGGCGGACGCCGACGGATGGCGTCGCTACCGGCTGGTCACGACGGCAGGCGGACCCAAGCTCATCGGTCTGCAGTAG
- a CDS encoding DUF6345 domain-containing protein gives MTILHQCVPRTAWHVLLAIASVFASASPALANHLEAKMYGVDNWDLDCSGNSLNWSAQVDRWYNEMDDHGWYTRDGRFVDTGMDRSPFCDPDSGASPCVDHNRMDDGDAVMVFYHGGDSGNHWRALVRSDGGAAVNDCYIDSPESSTEGGNGAELFAGDMDMEFLHLSSCQSLDDDNLNHAWRMMRDPIDSPASGQRLHQVGGFHGCMWIGSSWRDDYEDFADDAFSTSIKNAWLDNHYRNNVGEDDEEQCPVAMAIGTSEADCFNRIDNERYNNIFGDPAGNNYYCYYFFDGCNPACEDAFNDPND, from the coding sequence ATGACGATCCTGCATCAGTGCGTGCCACGCACGGCGTGGCACGTCCTTCTCGCCATCGCTTCTGTCTTCGCTTCCGCTTCCCCCGCTCTCGCAAATCATCTCGAAGCGAAGATGTACGGCGTCGACAACTGGGACCTCGACTGTTCGGGCAACAGCCTGAACTGGAGCGCACAGGTCGACCGCTGGTACAACGAGATGGACGATCACGGCTGGTACACTCGCGACGGTCGCTTCGTCGACACCGGCATGGACCGCAGCCCCTTCTGCGATCCGGACAGCGGCGCCTCGCCGTGCGTCGACCACAACCGCATGGACGACGGCGACGCCGTGATGGTTTTCTATCACGGCGGTGACAGCGGCAATCACTGGCGCGCGCTCGTGCGCAGCGACGGCGGCGCCGCCGTCAACGACTGCTACATCGACTCGCCCGAATCCTCGACGGAAGGCGGCAACGGTGCCGAGCTGTTCGCCGGCGACATGGACATGGAGTTCCTGCACCTCTCCTCGTGCCAGAGCCTCGACGACGACAACCTCAACCACGCCTGGCGCATGATGCGCGATCCGATCGATTCCCCCGCCAGCGGACAGCGCCTGCATCAAGTCGGCGGCTTCCACGGCTGCATGTGGATCGGTTCGAGCTGGCGCGACGACTACGAGGATTTCGCGGACGATGCCTTCTCGACCTCGATCAAAAACGCATGGCTCGACAACCACTACCGCAACAACGTCGGCGAGGACGACGAGGAGCAATGCCCCGTCGCCATGGCCATCGGCACCAGTGAGGCCGACTGCTTCAACCGCATAGACAACGAGCGTTACAACAACATCTTCGGCGACCCCGCCGGCAATAACTACTACTGCTACTACTTCTTCGACGGCTGTAACCCCGCCTGCGAAGATGCGTTCAACGATCCCAACGACTGA
- the lpxC gene encoding UDP-3-O-acyl-N-acetylglucosamine deacetylase — translation MRAAPVYRSILVVDDDSTVRDTIGAVLTDEGFRVRYARDGLEALAAARVQCPDLVLLDVWLPGMDGIQVLEKLKHEHARLPVIVISGHGSIETAVRATKLGAADFIEKPFSIEALVDAVGNALDRGRKREAARAAQAVASLARSGAAWEPRVRECTVARSVVGAGLGLHSGVRTGIILHPMPPGSGIVFSSVSGGGEVEAVVGNVDSTGYATTLYKKGLAVRTVEHLMATLHAYGITNLLVKIEGEVPILDGSAVELCELVEQAGIEEQDSHIAAVGLLEEIRIDPAPGQFLSVRPYDGLRITYELSYPAPIGDQTYTFEMRSVEDFKREIAPARTFGFVDEIRALESAGLGQGGQLSNFILIGETGIVNTELRFPEELARHKILDILGDFYLLGAPIRAHIHARKTGHSHNVAMVRAIAERVGNVAGV, via the coding sequence ATGAGGGCAGCGCCGGTGTATCGCAGCATCCTCGTCGTCGACGACGACTCCACCGTTCGCGACACCATCGGCGCGGTGCTGACGGACGAGGGCTTCCGCGTCCGTTATGCGCGCGACGGCCTGGAGGCGCTGGCCGCGGCGCGCGTGCAGTGTCCGGACCTGGTGCTGCTGGATGTGTGGCTTCCGGGCATGGACGGCATCCAGGTGCTCGAGAAGCTCAAGCACGAGCACGCGCGCCTTCCGGTGATCGTGATCTCGGGACACGGGAGCATCGAAACGGCCGTGCGCGCGACCAAGCTCGGCGCGGCCGACTTCATCGAGAAGCCCTTCAGCATCGAGGCGCTCGTCGATGCGGTCGGCAACGCGCTGGATCGAGGCCGCAAGCGTGAGGCGGCGCGCGCGGCACAGGCCGTCGCGTCGCTTGCGCGATCCGGCGCGGCCTGGGAGCCGCGAGTCCGCGAATGCACGGTGGCGCGCTCGGTGGTCGGCGCCGGTCTGGGCCTGCACAGCGGGGTGCGCACCGGCATCATCCTGCATCCGATGCCGCCCGGCAGCGGCATCGTCTTCAGCAGCGTCTCCGGTGGCGGCGAGGTCGAAGCCGTCGTCGGGAACGTCGATTCCACCGGCTACGCGACCACCCTGTACAAGAAGGGTCTGGCGGTGCGCACGGTCGAGCACCTGATGGCCACGCTGCATGCTTACGGCATCACCAACCTGCTGGTGAAGATCGAAGGCGAAGTGCCGATCCTCGACGGCTCGGCCGTCGAGCTGTGCGAGCTGGTCGAGCAGGCCGGGATCGAAGAGCAGGACTCGCACATTGCCGCGGTCGGGCTGCTCGAAGAGATCCGAATCGATCCGGCGCCGGGGCAGTTCCTGTCGGTGCGGCCTTACGACGGCCTTCGCATCACCTACGAGCTGTCCTACCCGGCGCCGATCGGCGATCAGACCTACACCTTCGAGATGCGCAGCGTCGAGGACTTCAAGCGCGAGATCGCGCCCGCCAGAACATTCGGCTTCGTCGACGAGATTCGGGCTTTGGAGAGCGCGGGGCTGGGGCAGGGCGGTCAGCTCAGCAACTTCATCCTCATCGGCGAGACCGGCATCGTGAACACCGAGCTGCGCTTTCCCGAGGAGCTGGCCCGCCACAAGATCCTCGACATCCTGGGCGACTTCTATCTGCTGGGCGCGCCGATCCGGGCGCACATCCACGCGCGCAAGACCGGGCATTCGCACAACGTGGCGATGGTGCGGGCGATTGCCGAGCGCGTAGGAAATGTCGCCGGTGTTTGA
- a CDS encoding ATP-binding protein, with product MSNGGNEPTSEQRRRRREMWTVVAAGVAVAAFAIWEIGNPETRGAAGNVLSFLLVNLNIVLLLLVAFLTVRNVLRLLLERRRGIMGSHLRTSMVLAFVTIALFPAVVMVIMSYQFVANGIDDWLGTEVEEALDGAYGMARSYYRDAADDAVAHARALSRDISQGGLIDRNKKEGLRARLSAEQQVHGLARIEVLDANGKPMVVVGAAESANVNPLHGEEEMLAAARRGEVLTRVDSQETTDIIRGSAPIRGGDESLLGVVIVEKVIGESPRAWAAQILDSFREFRRLKLNKQPFKNIYLMTMLLASLVVVFSATWLGLYMARGITDPIGHLAEATREVAAGHLDVALPEEGGDEVATLVRSFNAMTAELKRSRDALEERRLYIENVLANIAAGVVSIGPDGRIGTINPAALQLLGLREQSSVGRSAEEVFEEAGFGEVVTMLREVQLGRLVPGSGINVKLLDQERTLLVTAANLRRGRAEPMGSVLFFEDVSQIQEIQRMEAWREVARRVAHEIKNPLTPIQLSAQRLGRRLSTQLPGGDAELVRECVATIVNEVDGLKQLVNEFSQFAQSASADKTVQDLNPLVEETLPLYRQSRPDISLSFHAGTDLPPVRINRDAVKRSLMNLLDNAVSAVSSNNGSPRAIEVTTRHDADLSRVVLEVGDTGPGIPASSRSRIFEPYFSTKPEGTGLGLAIVASMAADHHAYLRVRPNQPQGTRFVIEFPASSGQHRA from the coding sequence ATGAGCAACGGCGGCAACGAGCCAACTTCCGAGCAGCGCCGCCGCCGCCGCGAGATGTGGACGGTGGTGGCCGCGGGCGTGGCCGTGGCCGCCTTCGCGATCTGGGAGATCGGCAATCCCGAGACGCGGGGCGCGGCCGGCAACGTCCTCTCGTTCCTGCTCGTCAATCTCAACATCGTCCTGCTGTTGCTGGTCGCCTTTCTGACGGTGCGCAACGTGCTGCGGCTGCTGCTCGAGCGCCGCCGCGGCATCATGGGAAGCCACCTTCGGACCTCGATGGTGCTGGCCTTCGTCACGATCGCGCTGTTCCCTGCGGTCGTGATGGTGATCATGTCGTATCAGTTCGTCGCCAACGGCATCGACGACTGGCTGGGCACCGAAGTCGAAGAAGCTCTCGACGGCGCCTACGGCATGGCGCGCTCCTACTATCGCGACGCCGCCGATGATGCGGTGGCGCATGCGCGGGCGCTCTCGCGCGACATCTCGCAGGGCGGTCTCATCGACCGCAACAAGAAGGAGGGCCTGCGGGCACGCCTCAGCGCCGAGCAGCAGGTGCATGGGCTGGCGCGCATCGAGGTCCTGGATGCCAATGGCAAACCGATGGTGGTCGTTGGCGCGGCCGAATCGGCGAACGTCAATCCGCTGCATGGCGAGGAGGAGATGCTGGCGGCGGCGCGCCGCGGCGAGGTGCTCACGCGCGTGGACAGCCAGGAAACGACGGACATCATCCGCGGCTCCGCGCCCATTCGCGGCGGCGACGAGAGCCTGCTCGGCGTCGTCATCGTCGAGAAGGTGATCGGCGAAAGCCCGCGGGCGTGGGCCGCGCAGATTCTCGACTCCTTCCGCGAGTTCCGCCGCCTCAAGCTCAACAAGCAGCCGTTCAAGAACATCTATCTGATGACGATGCTGCTGGCCTCGCTCGTCGTCGTGTTCTCGGCCACCTGGCTCGGCCTCTACATGGCGCGTGGGATCACCGATCCGATCGGACATCTGGCCGAAGCGACGCGCGAGGTCGCGGCCGGGCACCTGGACGTGGCGCTGCCCGAGGAGGGCGGCGACGAGGTGGCCACGCTGGTGCGATCGTTCAACGCCATGACCGCCGAGCTCAAGCGCAGCCGCGACGCGCTGGAGGAGCGGCGGCTGTACATCGAGAACGTGCTGGCCAACATCGCCGCCGGCGTCGTCTCCATCGGCCCCGACGGCCGCATCGGCACGATCAACCCGGCGGCGCTCCAGCTCCTGGGTCTGCGCGAGCAGAGCAGCGTCGGACGCAGCGCCGAGGAGGTGTTCGAGGAGGCAGGCTTCGGCGAGGTCGTCACGATGCTGCGCGAGGTGCAGCTGGGACGGCTGGTCCCGGGCAGCGGCATCAACGTCAAGCTGCTCGATCAGGAGCGCACGCTGCTGGTGACCGCCGCCAACCTGCGCCGCGGCCGCGCCGAGCCGATGGGCTCGGTGCTGTTCTTCGAGGACGTCTCGCAGATCCAGGAGATCCAGCGCATGGAGGCCTGGCGCGAGGTCGCGCGCCGCGTCGCGCACGAGATCAAGAATCCCCTTACGCCGATCCAGCTGAGCGCGCAGCGCCTGGGCCGGCGCCTGAGCACGCAACTCCCGGGCGGCGATGCCGAGCTGGTGCGGGAGTGCGTGGCCACCATCGTCAACGAGGTCGACGGCCTCAAGCAGCTCGTCAACGAGTTCTCGCAATTCGCCCAGTCCGCCAGCGCCGACAAGACGGTGCAGGACCTCAACCCGCTGGTCGAGGAGACGCTGCCGCTGTACCGCCAGTCGCGCCCCGACATTTCGCTCAGCTTCCACGCCGGCACGGACCTGCCGCCGGTGCGCATCAATCGCGATGCGGTCAAGCGTTCGCTGATGAATCTGCTCGACAACGCCGTCTCGGCGGTCTCCTCGAACAATGGCTCGCCGCGGGCGATCGAGGTCACCACGCGTCACGACGCCGATCTTTCGCGGGTCGTGCTCGAGGTTGGCGACACCGGCCCCGGCATTCCCGCGTCGTCGCGCTCGCGCATCTTCGAGCCGTATTTCTCCACCAAGCCCGAAGGCACCGGCCTCGGCCTGGCGATCGTCGCCTCGATGGCCGCCGACCATCACGCCTACCTGCGCGTGCGCCCCAATCAGCCGCAGGGAACGCGCTTCGTGATTGAGTTCCCGGCTTCGTCCGGCCAGCATCGGGCATGA
- the ruvB gene encoding Holliday junction branch migration DNA helicase RuvB — protein sequence MTTQQPNTPVAAAEELPGEVSLRPESLSDYVGQGAVCRNLEIAIAAARARGETLDHLLLVGPPGLGKTSLAHIVARAMGGRIHPTSGPVIEKAGDLAAILTSLERGDVLFIDEIHRLGKAIEEILYPAMEDYRIDIVIGEGPSARSISLSLARFTLIGATTRSGMLSGPLRSRFGNTFTLEFYEPFELAEIVRRSARRLGIGIDDDAARLVSERSRGTPRVANRLLRRLRDYAQVKARGHITAEVAEAAMQTLGVDAAGFDAMDRRFLSILVEKFEGGPVGIETMAAALGEDADTLEEVYEPYLIRCGFLQKTPRGRVATARAYQHLGVTPRREQRSLFD from the coding sequence ATGACCACGCAGCAACCGAACACACCCGTCGCCGCCGCCGAAGAGCTTCCCGGCGAAGTCAGCCTGCGCCCCGAGTCACTCTCCGACTACGTGGGGCAGGGCGCGGTGTGCCGGAACCTGGAGATCGCGATCGCGGCAGCCCGGGCACGCGGCGAGACGCTCGATCATCTGCTTCTGGTGGGACCACCGGGTCTCGGCAAGACCTCTCTGGCGCACATCGTGGCGCGCGCGATGGGCGGGCGCATCCACCCCACCAGCGGACCGGTCATCGAGAAGGCGGGCGATCTGGCGGCGATCCTGACTTCGCTCGAGCGCGGCGACGTCCTGTTCATCGACGAGATCCACCGGCTCGGCAAGGCGATCGAAGAGATCCTGTACCCGGCCATGGAGGACTACCGCATCGACATCGTCATCGGCGAGGGGCCGTCGGCTCGGTCGATCTCGCTGTCGCTGGCACGCTTCACGTTGATCGGAGCCACCACGCGCTCGGGCATGCTCAGCGGCCCGCTGCGCTCACGCTTCGGCAACACGTTCACACTCGAGTTCTACGAGCCGTTCGAGCTGGCCGAGATCGTGCGGCGCTCGGCGCGCCGGCTCGGTATCGGTATCGATGACGATGCCGCCCGCCTGGTGTCCGAGCGTTCGCGCGGCACGCCGCGCGTCGCCAACCGGCTGCTGCGCCGTCTGCGCGACTATGCGCAGGTCAAGGCCCGCGGCCACATCACCGCCGAGGTGGCGGAGGCCGCGATGCAGACCCTCGGCGTCGACGCCGCCGGCTTCGATGCGATGGACCGGCGGTTCCTTTCGATCCTCGTCGAGAAGTTCGAAGGCGGCCCCGTGGGGATCGAGACGATGGCCGCGGCGCTCGGCGAGGACGCCGACACGCTCGAGGAAGTGTACGAGCCGTACCTGATCCGCTGCGGCTTCCTGCAGAAGACGCCGCGAGGACGCGTTGCCACCGCGCGCGCCTACCAGCACCTCGGCGTGACGCCGCGACGCGAGCAGCGCTCCCTTTTCGACTGA
- the ruvA gene encoding Holliday junction branch migration protein RuvA: MIGRLRGTLAAKQPGEVLIDCGGVGYQAQISLQTFYALPPAGAPVELLAITNMRENALELFAFATAEERSAFNLLRGVSGIGPRLAISILSGIAPDELAKAVAASDLAKLVAVPGIGKKTAERVLLDLRGKMSPEPAAGAAAAHGIEEDAVSALVGLGYKRGEAERMVRVAAASSDGTIEDLIRRALSKQPPSAA; encoded by the coding sequence ATGATCGGCCGCCTCCGCGGCACCCTTGCCGCCAAACAGCCGGGCGAGGTGCTGATCGACTGCGGCGGCGTCGGCTACCAGGCCCAGATCTCCCTGCAGACGTTCTACGCGCTGCCACCGGCGGGTGCGCCGGTGGAACTGCTCGCCATCACCAACATGCGCGAGAACGCGCTCGAGCTGTTCGCGTTCGCCACCGCCGAGGAGCGCAGCGCCTTCAATCTGCTGCGAGGCGTCAGCGGCATCGGCCCGCGCCTGGCCATCTCGATCCTGTCCGGCATCGCCCCCGACGAGCTGGCCAAGGCCGTGGCTGCCTCCGATCTTGCCAAGCTCGTCGCCGTCCCCGGCATCGGCAAGAAGACGGCCGAACGGGTGCTGCTCGATCTTCGCGGCAAGATGTCGCCCGAGCCGGCAGCGGGCGCGGCGGCTGCGCACGGTATAGAAGAGGATGCGGTGTCGGCTCTCGTCGGACTCGGCTACAAGCGGGGCGAGGCCGAACGCATGGTGCGGGTGGCAGCCGCCAGCAGCGACGGGACCATCGAGGACCTGATTCGTCGCGCGCTGAGCAAGCAGCCACCGAGCGCGGCCTAG